Proteins co-encoded in one Cydia splendana chromosome 11, ilCydSple1.2, whole genome shotgun sequence genomic window:
- the LOC134794810 gene encoding cytochrome P450 6B6-like isoform X1, whose amino-acid sequence MVLIEIVVLLLILVYCYGTRTFSYWSKRGVKHDPPIPLLGTSKRQLFWQISHSEIYDEMYWKYPQERYVGYYLTTTPLLILRDPDLVKRVLASDFSYFYSRSVHPLDDVPEPLLNNLFSCEGDLWKFLRQKMTHAFSSAKLKAMFPLIISRAEKLQLLAAEAASRGTEVDVLELMARYTTDFIGACGFGLDTEALNDENSIFRRVGRRIFHNTTRDSIVMFCKFMMPSVFTSLHFFSQFVEKNMMDLVKNIMAQREYKPSGRNDFIDLLLEVKAKGKITANSFIETNPSRTPCVAEFELDDKLMAAQVFVFFGAGLETSSNSSSYMLHELAHHPEYQKKCQEEIDEVFARHENKLCYDAIKEMKYLAMCYSETLRVFPPVGYLMRKCTKPYNIPGTDITLDPGVKVVIPTKSFHNDPRYWEDPELFRPDRFHPDNIAKINKSIYLPFGDGPRNCIGERLGIMQSLAGLAALLSQFSVAPGKSTVRHPPLDPKVFLVQSVLGGLPLMVVPRNKNL is encoded by the exons ATGGTGCTCATTGAGATAGTTGTGCTTCTATTAATCCTAGTTTACTGCTATGGAACAAGGACTTTCAGTTACTGGTCTAAACGTGGTGTAAAACACGACCCGCCCATTCCGTTACTTGGCACGTCCAAGCGGCAACTCTTTTGGCAGATCAGTCACTCTGAAATCTATGATGAGATGTACTGGAAGTACCCTCAGGAAAGATACGTCGGATATTACTTAACCACGACCCCGCTTCTTATCTTAAGGGACCCAGACTTAGTAAAGCGCGTTTTAGCGTCCGATTTCAGCTATTTCTACTCAAGATCGGTGCATCCGCTAGATGATGTACCAGAACCATTATTAAATAACCTCTTTTCATGCGAGGGAGACTTATGGAAATTTCTGCGGCAGAAAATGACACATGCTTTTTCATCCGCGAAGTTAAAAGCCATGTTTCCTCTGATTATTTCTAGAGCCGAAAAGTTACAGCTACTTGCAGCCGAGGCGGCCTCTAGAGGTACAGAAGTAGACGTACTAGAACTCATGGCACGTTATACCACTGATTTTATAGGTGCTTGTGGATTTGGCCTCGATACAGAAGCCCTAAACGACGAAAACTCAATTTTTAGACGGGTAGGACGTCGCATATTCCATAACACAACACGTGATTCAATTGTGATGTTTTGTAAATTTATGATGCCTAGTGTATTTACGAGTTTACATTTCTTCTCCCAGTTTGTGGAGAAAAATATGATGGatcttgtaaaaaatataatggctCAGAGAGAGTACAAACCTTCAGGTAGAAACGACTTTATTGATTTGCTTCTGGAAGTGAAAGCAAAAGGGAAGATCACGGCAAACTCTTTCATCGAGACTAATCCTAGTAGAACTCCGTGCGTTGCAGAATTTGAGTTGGATGATAAGTTGATGGCAGCGCAAGTATTTGTGTTTTTTGGCGCCGGGTTAGAGACGTCATCAAATTCTTCCAGCTATATGTTACATGAGTTAGCCCATCATCCTGAATACCAGAAAAAGTGTCAAGAGGAAATTGATGAGGTGTTCGCGCGACATGAAAACAAATTGTGCTATGACGCAATTAAAGAAATGAAGTATCTTGCAATGTGTTACAG cgAAACGCTCCGCGTTTTCCCGCCAGTTGGGTACTTGATGCGGAAATGTACGAAGCCCTACAATATCCCAGGCACTGATATTACCTTGGACCCGGGAGTGAAGGTGGTGATTCCGACTAAATCGTTTCACAACGATCCCCGGTACTGGGAAGACCCGGAACTATTCCGTCCGGACAGATTTCATCCGGATAACATCGCGAAAATCAACAAAAGTATATATTTGCCGTTCGGAGATGGACCAAGGAATTGTATAG GAGAGCGACTCGGAATCATGCAATCTCTGGCTGGTCTGGCGGCACTGCTCAGCCAATTCTCCGTGGCACCAGGAAAGAGCACAGTCCGTCATCCACCTCTCGACCCAAAAGTGTTCCTTGTGCAGAGCGTGCTTGGTGGCTTGCCGCTAATGGTCGTCCCTAGAAACAAAAACTTGTGA